The Vibrio echinoideorum genome includes a region encoding these proteins:
- a CDS encoding DUF3299 domain-containing protein, with translation MQRKFLLILGLLLFPFISTAHAETTQNDESVLTLEWIDLIPESERAQLDSFGMPMVNHDSMDKPQQSTIGAVRPELNGSTVKIPGFVIPLEGDENMITEFLLVPYFGACIHVPPPPPNQIIYVKFPKGAPIQQLWDVVYLVGTLKTESISHDLAQTGYLIEGTAIEEYDDM, from the coding sequence ATGCAACGCAAATTCCTACTGATACTTGGACTACTTTTATTCCCATTTATCAGCACAGCTCACGCTGAAACAACTCAGAATGACGAATCGGTATTAACACTTGAGTGGATTGACTTAATTCCAGAATCGGAACGAGCTCAACTAGACTCATTTGGCATGCCGATGGTTAACCACGACAGTATGGACAAACCTCAACAATCGACAATTGGCGCTGTTCGCCCAGAGTTAAATGGCAGCACAGTAAAGATTCCTGGTTTTGTGATTCCACTGGAAGGCGATGAGAATATGATCACTGAGTTTCTGCTAGTGCCGTATTTTGGCGCATGTATTCACGTACCACCACCACCACCGAATCAAATCATCTACGTGAAGTTCCCAAAAGGTGCACCAATACAGCAATTATGGGATGTGGTTTATTTAGTAGGTACGCTGAAAACTGAGTCAATAAGCCACGACTTAGCACAAACAGGTTATCTTATTGAAGGCACTGCGATTGAAGAATATGACGACATGTAG